Within the Streptomyces vilmorinianum genome, the region GGGCTGACGGAGCCCGGCACCGGTTCGGACGCCGGCAACCTCGCCACCAGGGCCGTCCGCGACGGGGACACGTACGTCGTCAACGGCTCGAAGATGTTCATCACCAACGGCACCTGGGCCGATGTCGTGCTGCTCTTCGCCCGCACCAACGACACCCCCGGCCACAGGGGCGTCTCCGCGTTCCTCGTCCCCACCGACACCCCCGGCCTCACCCGCCGCACCATCCACGGCAAGCTCGGCCTGCGCGGCCAGGCGACGGCCGAACTGGTCCTGCAGGACGTCCGCGTCCCCGCCTCGGCGATGCTGGGCCCCGAGGGCAAGGGCTTCTCCATCGCCATGTCCGCCCTGGCCAAGGGCCGGATGTCGGTCGCCGCCGGCTGCGTCGGGATCGCGCAGGCGGCCCTCGACGCGGCCGTGCGCTACGCGGGGGAGCGCGAGCAGTTCGGCAAGCCCATCGCCTCGTACCAGCTGGTGCAGGAGCTCATCAGCGACATCGCCGTCGACGTGGACGCGGCCCGGCTGCTGACCTGGCGGGTCGCCGATCTGATCGACCGGGGCCAGGAATTCGCCACCGCCGCGTCGAAGGCCAAGCTGTACGCCTCCGAGGCCGCGGTGCGCGCCGCGAACAACGCCCTGCAGGTCTACGGCGGCTACGGCTACATCGACGAGTACCCGGTCGGCAAGCTGCTGCGCGACGCCCGCGTGATGACGCTGTACGAGGGCACCAGTCAGATCCAGAAGCTGATCATCGGGCGGGCGCTGACCGGCGTATCGGCGTTCTGAGCCCCGAGGCCCGAGGCCCCCGGACGCCCGCATCTCTAAGCGCTTGCTCAGCTTCGTTGTATGGTGTTGGTCCTGACGGCTGGAGTGAGGGGCGAACGATGAGCGTGGCGGAGGAGACGCCCGGCGGCGAGGACATGCCGTGGGGCGAGGTCACGCCCGAGGCGGCGCGGCGGCTGCTGGTCGCCGCCGTCGAGGCGTTCGCCGAGCGCGGGTACCACGCCACCACGACCCGGGACATCGCGGGCCGGGCGGGGATGAGCCCGGCCGCGCTCTACATCCACTACAAGACCAAGGAAGAGCTGCTCCACCGGATCAGCCGCATCGGTCACGACAAGGCCCTGGAGATCCTCCGGGCCGCCGCCGACGGCGAGGGTACGGCGGGTGAGCGGCTCGCCGACGCCGTCCGCTCCTTCGTGCGCTGGCACGCCGAGCGGCACACCACCGCGCGCGTCGTCCAGTACGAGCTCGACGCCCTCGGCCCCGAGCACCGCACCGAGATCGTGGCGCTGCGCCGCGAGAGCGACGCCGCCGTGCGCCGGATCATCAACGAGGGCGTGGCGGCCGGGGAGTTCGACGTACCGGACGTCCCGGGCACCACGGTGGCCGTGCTCTCCCTCTGCATCGACGTCTCGCGCTGGTTCAACACGCAGGGCCGCCGGACCCCGGACGAGGTCGGCGCGCTCTACGCCGACCTCGTGCTGCGGATGGTCGGCGCTCAGAAGAAGTAGCGGGAGACCGACTCGGCGACGCAGACAGGCTTGTCGCCGCCCTCGCGCTCCACCGTCACGGTCGCCGTCACCTGCACACCGCCGCCGGCCTCCGTCACCTCGGTCAGGACGGCGCTCGCGCGCAGCCGCGAGCCGACCGGCACGGGCGCCGGGAAACGCACCTTGTTGGTGCCGTAGTTGAGGCCCATCCTCATGCCCTCGACGCGCATGATCTGCGGGACCAGCGTCGGCAGCAGCGACAGCGTCAGATAGCCGTGCGCGATGGTCTTCCCGAACGGCCCGGTCGCCGCCCGCTCCGGGTCCACATGGATCCACTGGTGGTCACCGGTCGCCTCGGCGAACAGGTCGATCCGCTTCTGCTCGATCTCCAGCCAGTCGCTGTGACCCAGCTGCTCACCGACTCCGGCGCGCAGCTCCTCGGCGGAGGTGAAGATCCTCGGCTCGGCCATGTTTCCTCGTCCCTTCTCGTACCTGTGAGCACCTGTCTAAGCGCTTGCTCAGCATGTGGGGTGGGGAGCCCGCTGTCAACGGACAGTAGGGTTCGAGGAGTGCCGCAGATTCCAGAGAAGATCCATGAACTCACCGTCGGCCAACTGTCCGCGCGAAGCGGCGCCGCGGTGTCCGCCCTGCACTTCTACGAGTCCAAGGGCCTGATCAGCAGCCGCCGCACCAGCGGCAACCAGCGCCGATACGGCAGGGACATCCTGCGCCGCGTCGCCTTCATCCGGGCCGCGCAGCGCGTCGGCATCCCGCTGGCGACCATCCGTACCGCCCTCGCCGAACTTCCCGAGGAGCGCACCCCCACCAACGAGGACTGGGCGCGGCTCTCGGCGGCGTGGCGCACGGAGCTGGACGAGCGGATCAAGCAGCTCGGACGGCTGCGGGACCATCTGACCGACTGCATCGGCTGCGGATGTCTGTCGCTGCAGAACTGCGTGCTGTCCAACCCCGACGACGTCGTCGGCGAGCGGATGGCGGGCTCGCGGCTGCTGCCGGAGAGCAAGAAGGCGTAGGTCCGTAGAGGCCGCAACGGAGAGGGGCCCGCCACCCCCGTGGACGGGCCCCTCGGTCTGTGTGCGGCGGTCACTCGTACTCGGTGCCGCCCTTGCGGGTCAGATAGGCCGGGCTGACCGCCTTGGCGATCGCACGTCCGCCGACGACCGGGCTGTACCGCTCCTTCACCGGCCGGATCACGACCCCCTCCCGCAGGTGCAGCTCGCGCCCGGACACGGTCTCCCGTCCGCTCGCCAGCTCCAGCACCTTCCCCAGGTCGTACGGCCCCGAGTACAGCCGCGGTACGAGCGGCAGCTCGCCGGCCTCCAGGACCTCGGCCGGGTCCAGCCACCGCACCTGGCCGTCGATCTCGGCCGACACGTCGAAGACCGCGTAACCGACGCCCTCGCTCCGGGCGTTCGCGCCGTAGCCGAGGTCCTGCACACCGGCCCCGTACACCTCGCCGAACAGCCCGACCCGACGCGCGCCGAGCCGCTCGGCGAGCCGCGCCGCGACCGCCGGGACGTCATGGCCGCGCACGGCCCGCCAGTACAGATTGCGCGGGTCCTCCTGGAGAGCCAGACCCTTCGCGCCGAACCCCTTGGAGGAGACCTGGACCCGACCGTCCTGAGCGAAATACGTCGTCAGACAGGCCGAACCGTGCAGCTTCTCCGTCAGGACCACCGGCTCACCGGGCTCGAAGACGTCCGGATACCGCTGCAGGTTCTCGATGTCGACCCACGGCAGCAGATCGGGCGCGGACTCCACGTCCCCGCTCATCGTCGGCGGGATCGGCGGCACCCACTTGCCGATCCCCAGGAACTCGGCGAAGTCGGTCCCCTCGGTGGCCGCCGCGGCCAGATCGACATCCGCCAGCGCCTTCGGCCGGCACACGATCCCCTGCGACAACTCACCCCGCAGGCGCACCGCCTTGACCCGGTCCGAGGACTTCCCGGCGAGCCGCCCGGTCAGCCCCAGCTCGTCGACGAGCGCGAGGGGGAGCACGGCCTGCTCCGGGATGTAGATCGCGGCATCACCACTGCGGTACGCGCCCTTGGCGACGACGGCACGGTAGAGGCCCACCTGGGCCAGTTCGAGCGCGTCGGCGTTGGGATGGGCGTGGACGGTGAGCAGTTCGGCGGTGACGCGCAGCGTCGACATGTCAGTTCTCCGGTGACTCGGGTGACTCGGGTGACTCGGGTGACTCGGCTGTCGTTCTCATCGCCGGACACTGTGCCGGAACCGAATTCGGGTGGGCCAGCGGATTAGGGCCTGGTAGCGTCGCGCTCTTCGCCGGACGCCGATCCGTGCGGAGTCCCGTCAGGACAAGTCCCGTGATCTCACCCGACCTTGCCGAGGCGCTGCGCCGCGTGGAGACCGTCTTCGGAGGCATGACGGCGAAACCCGGTGACGGTTGCCTGTACTGCTACGGCGACGAAGAACTCGCGCTCCTCGCCGTCCCCCGCGCACCGCTCTCCGACGCATTCGTGCGGATCGCGTTCCACGAGGTCCCGTCCCACTTCGTGGACCACCCGGCGGTGCTGCGACGGCTCCTGCCGCCGTTCCTCGCGTACGTGGCCGACGGCCGCTTCGACGGGATGGGGTACCTGCCGACCGGGCTCGGCCGGACGGCCTGGCAGGAGTGGCCGCGCGAACAGGCCGACGCCGTACGGGGATTCCTCGACGTCTGGTGGCGGGAGACGCTGCGCGTGCCCGATCCGCCGTACGGTGTGCAGGCCGTCTTCGAGCTCTGTTCCGACATGTACGGATCGGTGACACCGCTCCTCGACCACTGGGCGAGCCGGCGCCCGGGCGGGGTCGAGGACCGGCACCTCGCCGCGCGGGCCGAGTCGTGGATCGACGACCTGCTGTCGGACGACGCCTCGCTGATCGCCCCCTGGGCCGCGGCCCCCGACGCGCGCGGACCCGTCGCCGAACTCCAGGCCTGGCTCGTCGAGCAGGCCCCGTCCCGCCTCGCCGGGCACCCGCTCCTCGCCCGCAAGGTCGCGCTCCTCGCCCTGCCGCCCGAGGAGCGGTGGATCGCCTACTCCGAGATGGTCGCCGAGACCAGCTGAGCGGTGTCCCGGGCCGGGCTGCCGTCCGGCAGGAGCAGCGTGTCCTCCAGGCCGATCCGGGTCGCCAGGCCCAGGCGGCGGGCCAGCCGCAGGACCGGCCAGGTGCCGCCTTCCTCGCCGTGGAGGAGGACGGGGAGGCCGTGGGCCGAGCCGAGGGCGGCGAGCAGGGCCTGTGCGGTCTCCTCGGCGGTCGCCGGGTCCGGGTCCGTCACCTCCGCCAGGACCCGCAGCCCCCGGGGCGCGAGCGGCGAGCGGAGAAACCGGTCCGGGCCGTCCGTGCCCGACCAGAGGCCCGCCTCCACGCCCACGCCCCGGTCCAGGAGCGCCGCGGCCAGCTCCTCGGCGCCCGGCTCGTGCCAGTTCACGGAGGCGTGGTCGGGGAGCACCGTCCAGGAGCGGACACGCTCCACCCTGCGTACCGGATCGGGCTCGGCCCAGGCGCCGGTCGTCACGCCCACCGGGACGTCGACGACCGTCCGGATCGCCGCCAGGGTCTCGGCGAGCACCCGGGGCGAGAGCGTGTCGTCCCCGCACGGCGTCTTGGGGTGCACGTGCACCTCCGACGCCCCGGCCGCGACCGCTCGCGCCGCCGCCTCGGCCATGGCGCCCGGCGACATGGGCACGGCCGCGGAGTCTCCGGGCCCGCGGGACCCGTTCAGGCAGGCCTGGATCAACGCCATCCCCCGTGTCACGCGTGTCACCCGTGTCTCACGTGTGTCTCAGGCCACCGAGGCCAGCCGCGGAAGGGCCTCTCCCCGCGCCCGTGCCAGCGCCCCCGCCGTCAGTACCGCCCGGGGGACGACCACCCCGCAGTCCCCGCACACGGGACCGAACCACGGCTCGTCGTCCAGGTCGGGCCGCCACTCGATCCGGCTCCCCGCGCACACCGGGCAGTGCTCCCCGGGCCCCGACTCCAGCGCGGCGATCAGCCGGCGCAGCACCTCGGCCAGCGGCTCCGACGGATGCACCGCCGGATCGTCGCACCGCGCCACCCCGTTGCCGCCCCAGGTCCGCCGATGCCAGTCGTCCAGCGCGCCGGGCCGCCGCAGCCCGTCGTGCTTCTCGCGCCGCCGCCGCGCCGCGAACTCCTTCTCGTACGCGAGCCACACCGCCCGCGCCTCCTCCAGCTCCTCCAGCGCGGCCACCAGCCGCAGAGGATCGAGCTCCCGGTCCTCGGGCCCGAACCTGTGCCTGCGGCACAGGTGATCCCAGGTCGCACGGTGCCCGTAGGGGGCGAACCGCTCCAGGCACTTACGCAGCGAATACCTCCGCAGCGCCGTGTCGCACCCCGGATCACGCACCTGTCTCGCAAGACTCCGGAAACCCGCCATCGCTCCGCACCTCCGTCGCTGGTACTTCGGCGTCAAGGACGTTATGGAATGGACGAACGACCGGCCCGTCGTGTTCCATCGAAAATTCGATGGCGTCCATCAGAGGCGCGCGAGGGACAGCTGTCGCACGACGTACGACGGGGACTCGCGGACGATCCGGCACCCCCGCCGGCACTGCCGCCGGCACGGTTCGACCAGATCGCGGCGGTCCCCGGCACGGCCACCCTTGATCTACCGGCGCCCGATCCGCCCCGCCGAGGTCACCACCCGGGCCAGTTCCTCGTGGCAGATGTCACTGTGCTCCCCGACCACCGCCGCCGCGTCGATGCTCACGCACCCCGATGCCGGGGTCCCGTTCCGCAAGGACGCCGCCAGGGTCAGAGTGGTCGTGCCCGGGACCGCCTGGATGCCGTCGTGGCCGATCGCCATCCAGCGCTTGTCGCTGCCGAGCAGCGAGTCGGCGTCGCGGGCCAGGCGGGAGGCCAGGGGGTAGATCACGCCGAGTGCCGTGTCGTGGCGCGAGTAGCAGGCGACCACGGGGCCGTCGACCCGCTGCTGCATGTCGCGCAGCGCGCCGCCCCTGCCCGGTTCGTGCGGCAGGCTGGCCGCGAACGAATAGTGCGAGAACGCCCCTTGGAGGAGCGTCAGCGAGGCCACGTTCCGGGCGCCGGTGGGCAGGCCGCGCAGGGCGTGGGCGACGAGGCGGGCGCCCATGCTGTGGCCGACGAGATGGATCCGCAGCGCGGGGGCGGAGCGGGCGAGTTCCCCGAGCAGCGGGCCGAGACCGCGCTCGCCGACCGTGCCGGACCGGCGTTTCATCGTGTAGTACGTGGCCTGGCGCAGGGCCTCTTTCGCGCCCTTCCAGTACCGCTTCAGCCGGCCCCCGAACGCCTCCCGCGGCGTGGGCACGCCTCCCGGACCCGCCGCCTCCTCCAGCGCGTCGGCGAACATCGCGCAGACCGCCACCGGGTCGCCGAGCAGGAAGTCCGGCACCTCCGGCGCGTCCGGCCCCGCCGCGAAGGCCCGGGAGCCGTTCGTGTCCGTCAACTCACGTAGCAGCTCGCCGAATTCGGCGAAGGCGTCCTCGTCCTCCGGCTGCTCCTTGAGCAGCACGGCCAGCCGTCCCACCACCGCCTCCTTGCCCGGGTGCACGGCCGCCACGGACTCGAAGTCGGGGATCGGCTCGTCCGAGAACATCATCGAGGGCCAGACCACCCCTACGTACCCCACCCGCACATCCGGCCGCACGAGCCCCGGGAACGGGGCGAAGAACCTGTCGTACAGACGGGTGGCCACGGACCGGGAGTTGTTCCACCCATGGGCGAACATCACCAGATCCGTGACCCCGTCGGCGGCCAGCCCCGCGAGCCTCTCGCCCTGACCGGCGGCCCCGTCCCCGTCCTTGTCGAAGGTGATCTCCCGGTACGGCTCCACACTCATCCCGGCCATGGTCTGCCCGTCCCTCCGCGTCGGGGAAGCTCTTCCCGCGACAGCATCCTGCGCGCACGGAGGGACGGCCAGGTTTTCAGCGCAGACGCGCCGCGGAGATCTCGGGGAAGTGGACGAGGAGGTCGTACGACGTGGCGAGCCGGACCGGCGCCTGGTTGCCCTCCCACGGGTACGCGGTACCGATCAGCCAGGCCGGCCGGTGCACGTCCAGCCAGGTCCGGGCGGCCGGTGTCGTACGGCGCAGGTCCAGGTAGAAGGGGCGCGGCGACACCCGGTCGAGCGTTTCGGCGCTGCTGTCCGCGGCCGGGTAGCCGACCGTGAAGTTCCGGATCGGCTCGCCCTGTGTCCCGGCGTCGTGGGCGTTGAACGAGCCCCGCCCGAAGGACGCCCCCATGCTCACGTAGTCCCGGCCGAGCGCGTCGCGCAGGAAGGCACCCTGGAGGCGCGGGTACTTGTCCGGCATCGTCGTCTCGTAGCCGACGTGGCCGTTGTGCGCGGCCAGCACCATCCGGTCGCCGGTCTGCCGCTGCCACCACACGGTGTTCTCGGCCATGATCCGGTCACGGTAGAGCATCGCGTCGTCGATCCCCTCACCCGTCATGTCGTACGCGAACTCCGTGCCGACCTGGGCGATGGCCCGGGCGTGCTGGAGCATCCAGGCATGCTCCTCGCGGTCCCGGGCCGGCTTCTGCCGCTCCAGGAGCGCGAGGGCCCGGTTCACGTCCGACGCCATCCGCAGGCGTTCCTCGCGCGGCTTGAGCAGGTACGCGTTCATCCAGGCGTCGACCTCGCCGACCGGCCGCGAGTCCCGGTACAGCTCCTGGAGGCGCGGCAGCAGCCGCGGGTAGGTGCGGGCCACATGGCCCGTGACCGTGTCGAAGAGGTTCGGCCCGGCGTAGCCCAGGTCGTTGCCCATGAACCGCACCTGGTGGCCGGGGTGGCGCAGGTTGTGCTCCCGCATCCAGGTGATCAGGTCGAGGTACTCCTCGGTGTTCCAGAAGCGGTACGCGTTCTGGAACTCGTCCCGCAGGATCTCCCGCGGGTCGCCCTTGCCGAACCGTACGTAGTCGTCGATCAGCAGCCCGGTGGACCAGTTGGCCTCCAGGGCGAAGGAGGTGAAGCCCTTCTTCTCCACCAGATACTCGAAGATCCGGTGCTTGCTCTCGAAGAACTCGGCCGAGCTGTGGGTCGCCTCCCCGATCCCGACGACCTTGGCCGAGCCGATCATCCGGCCCAGGGGCCGCAGATCGTCCAAGGGATGGGCGGTGCGGGCGAGTTCACGGGCGGGGTCCGCCGGTGGTGCCTCCGCGTGTGCGGCGGGGGCGGGAGCGACGTGGGCGAGAGCGGTGGGGGCGAGGGCGCCGAGGCAGAGCGCGATGACGGCCCCCACCAGCGGTAACCGATGACGTATCGACGTGTTCATGGATCAAGGGTGTCGACGCACCGCCCCCTGCGACCAGCCTGCCAACACCCTTCCCCATCGGGGGGACAACCCCCGGGTCTACGTCGCCGAATCCACGTGACCCGAACGCGACTTGAGGATCAGCAGCACACTGGTGAGCAGGATCCACAGTGCGAATGCCACGGGCGTCACCCAGGCCGTGAACGGCCCGCCCAGGGTGGCCACCGCCACGACGAACCCCACCCAGCCCAGCCACGCCGGCAGCTCACCGGTCGTCAGCGCCACCCGCCACAGCGCGAAGAGCAGCACCGCGGCGCCCAGCATGGCCCCGAGCAGCGCCCCGTAGGCCACATCGAGCAGCAGGATCGAGATCATCGCCGTCTGAGGGATCACCAGGAAGGCGTCCGAACGGCTCGCCGTGATGGCGTACATGTTCGCGGCCAGGGCCGAGACCATGATGAAGACGGCGAACACCGTGCCGCCGACCAGGATCAGATGAGAGCGGTTCCCGGCCAGGCGCGCGAGCGCCACCAGGAACCACAGGAAGAGCATTCCGCCCACCAGCGTCACCCACGCCGAAGCCTCGGCCAGATCCTGATTGCTCTGCTGGGCGTAGTGCGTGACGGCCTTCAGTACACCGTCCTTGCCCGAGACGTCGGGGACCTGGAACTCCAGCATCAGTCCCGTGACGAGGAACGCCGCCGATCCGATTCCGGCGATCCCGGGCCAGAGGGCACCCCGAGGGGTATCCCCAGCACTCTGCGTCGCCACCATGATGGCCTCCCGCGGGAGCGGTCCCCCGGGGAGGGGGACTTTCGCCCCATTTTCCCACCTCAGTGGTAAAGCAGATACTCCTGGCGTACGGCACGGAAAGCGGCCAGGTCATCGCCCCAGGCGCCCACCACCTCGTCCGTGTCCGCGCCCGCG harbors:
- a CDS encoding acyl-CoA dehydrogenase family protein, translating into MNLELSEEQEAVRQLAEDFVAREVTPYAVEWDRGESVDRSIVKKLGSVGFLGLTIPEEYGGSGGDHLAYCLVTEELGRGDSSVRGIVSVSLGLVAKTVASWGSEEHKRAWLPRLAAGEAIGCFGLTEPGTGSDAGNLATRAVRDGDTYVVNGSKMFITNGTWADVVLLFARTNDTPGHRGVSAFLVPTDTPGLTRRTIHGKLGLRGQATAELVLQDVRVPASAMLGPEGKGFSIAMSALAKGRMSVAAGCVGIAQAALDAAVRYAGEREQFGKPIASYQLVQELISDIAVDVDAARLLTWRVADLIDRGQEFATAASKAKLYASEAAVRAANNALQVYGGYGYIDEYPVGKLLRDARVMTLYEGTSQIQKLIIGRALTGVSAF
- a CDS encoding TetR/AcrR family transcriptional regulator — translated: MSVAEETPGGEDMPWGEVTPEAARRLLVAAVEAFAERGYHATTTRDIAGRAGMSPAALYIHYKTKEELLHRISRIGHDKALEILRAAADGEGTAGERLADAVRSFVRWHAERHTTARVVQYELDALGPEHRTEIVALRRESDAAVRRIINEGVAAGEFDVPDVPGTTVAVLSLCIDVSRWFNTQGRRTPDEVGALYADLVLRMVGAQKK
- a CDS encoding MaoC family dehydratase, whose product is MAEPRIFTSAEELRAGVGEQLGHSDWLEIEQKRIDLFAEATGDHQWIHVDPERAATGPFGKTIAHGYLTLSLLPTLVPQIMRVEGMRMGLNYGTNKVRFPAPVPVGSRLRASAVLTEVTEAGGGVQVTATVTVEREGGDKPVCVAESVSRYFF
- the soxR gene encoding redox-sensitive transcriptional activator SoxR; translated protein: MPQIPEKIHELTVGQLSARSGAAVSALHFYESKGLISSRRTSGNQRRYGRDILRRVAFIRAAQRVGIPLATIRTALAELPEERTPTNEDWARLSAAWRTELDERIKQLGRLRDHLTDCIGCGCLSLQNCVLSNPDDVVGERMAGSRLLPESKKA
- a CDS encoding RNA ligase (ATP); protein product: MSTLRVTAELLTVHAHPNADALELAQVGLYRAVVAKGAYRSGDAAIYIPEQAVLPLALVDELGLTGRLAGKSSDRVKAVRLRGELSQGIVCRPKALADVDLAAAATEGTDFAEFLGIGKWVPPIPPTMSGDVESAPDLLPWVDIENLQRYPDVFEPGEPVVLTEKLHGSACLTTYFAQDGRVQVSSKGFGAKGLALQEDPRNLYWRAVRGHDVPAVAARLAERLGARRVGLFGEVYGAGVQDLGYGANARSEGVGYAVFDVSAEIDGQVRWLDPAEVLEAGELPLVPRLYSGPYDLGKVLELASGRETVSGRELHLREGVVIRPVKERYSPVVGGRAIAKAVSPAYLTRKGGTEYE
- a CDS encoding 3-keto-5-aminohexanoate cleavage protein, encoding MIQACLNGSRGPGDSAAVPMSPGAMAEAAARAVAAGASEVHVHPKTPCGDDTLSPRVLAETLAAIRTVVDVPVGVTTGAWAEPDPVRRVERVRSWTVLPDHASVNWHEPGAEELAAALLDRGVGVEAGLWSGTDGPDRFLRSPLAPRGLRVLAEVTDPDPATAEETAQALLAALGSAHGLPVLLHGEEGGTWPVLRLARRLGLATRIGLEDTLLLPDGSPARDTAQLVSATISE
- a CDS encoding alpha/beta hydrolase, producing the protein MAGMSVEPYREITFDKDGDGAAGQGERLAGLAADGVTDLVMFAHGWNNSRSVATRLYDRFFAPFPGLVRPDVRVGYVGVVWPSMMFSDEPIPDFESVAAVHPGKEAVVGRLAVLLKEQPEDEDAFAEFGELLRELTDTNGSRAFAAGPDAPEVPDFLLGDPVAVCAMFADALEEAAGPGGVPTPREAFGGRLKRYWKGAKEALRQATYYTMKRRSGTVGERGLGPLLGELARSAPALRIHLVGHSMGARLVAHALRGLPTGARNVASLTLLQGAFSHYSFAASLPHEPGRGGALRDMQQRVDGPVVACYSRHDTALGVIYPLASRLARDADSLLGSDKRWMAIGHDGIQAVPGTTTLTLAASLRNGTPASGCVSIDAAAVVGEHSDICHEELARVVTSAGRIGRR
- a CDS encoding erythromycin esterase family protein, whose product is MNTSIRHRLPLVGAVIALCLGALAPTALAHVAPAPAAHAEAPPADPARELARTAHPLDDLRPLGRMIGSAKVVGIGEATHSSAEFFESKHRIFEYLVEKKGFTSFALEANWSTGLLIDDYVRFGKGDPREILRDEFQNAYRFWNTEEYLDLITWMREHNLRHPGHQVRFMGNDLGYAGPNLFDTVTGHVARTYPRLLPRLQELYRDSRPVGEVDAWMNAYLLKPREERLRMASDVNRALALLERQKPARDREEHAWMLQHARAIAQVGTEFAYDMTGEGIDDAMLYRDRIMAENTVWWQRQTGDRMVLAAHNGHVGYETTMPDKYPRLQGAFLRDALGRDYVSMGASFGRGSFNAHDAGTQGEPIRNFTVGYPAADSSAETLDRVSPRPFYLDLRRTTPAARTWLDVHRPAWLIGTAYPWEGNQAPVRLATSYDLLVHFPEISAARLR